Proteins co-encoded in one Sporosarcina sp. FSL K6-1522 genomic window:
- a CDS encoding Mrp/NBP35 family ATP-binding protein — MINEQTVRELLGQLKDPFLHKTLAETTGITEVSIKPEKKHVSVKLAIAKINTAEQMALQMKVVETLKEAGAESVGIRFEELSAEVLEQFRGKVTEAETQDILSPLSNTEFISIASGKGGVGKSTVSVNLAVALARLGKKVGLIDADIYGFSVPDMMGVTELPVIRDNRIIPVERLGVKVISMGFFVEDNAPVVWRGPMLGKALDQFFRDVEWGELDYLLLDLPPGTGDVALDLHQMIPASQEIVVTTPHPTAAFVAARAGAMALQTDHKLLGVVENMAWFESKVTGEREFVFGQGGGTRLAEELRTELLGQIPLGQPDWNDDDFAPSVYADDHPIGEIYTGIAKNIVEKTTKK; from the coding sequence TTGATTAATGAACAGACAGTACGTGAATTATTAGGTCAGTTGAAAGATCCGTTTTTACATAAAACGCTTGCAGAGACGACAGGTATTACAGAAGTGTCCATCAAGCCGGAAAAAAAGCATGTCAGCGTGAAGCTAGCCATTGCAAAGATCAACACAGCAGAGCAAATGGCGCTTCAGATGAAAGTAGTCGAAACGCTGAAAGAGGCAGGGGCAGAATCTGTAGGTATCCGTTTCGAAGAATTGTCGGCAGAAGTGCTTGAACAGTTCCGCGGCAAGGTAACGGAAGCGGAAACGCAGGATATCTTATCGCCATTGAGCAATACAGAATTTATTTCAATCGCATCAGGTAAAGGTGGCGTTGGGAAATCGACGGTTTCCGTCAACCTTGCTGTTGCACTTGCACGTCTTGGGAAAAAAGTAGGTCTTATCGATGCGGATATTTATGGTTTCAGTGTGCCGGATATGATGGGTGTTACAGAATTACCAGTTATCCGTGATAACCGAATTATTCCTGTTGAGCGTCTTGGTGTAAAAGTCATTTCGATGGGCTTTTTCGTTGAGGATAATGCACCTGTCGTTTGGCGTGGCCCGATGCTTGGAAAGGCGCTCGATCAATTTTTCCGTGATGTTGAGTGGGGAGAGCTCGATTACTTACTGCTCGATTTACCGCCTGGTACAGGTGACGTAGCGCTCGATCTTCACCAGATGATTCCGGCATCACAAGAGATTGTTGTTACGACTCCACATCCAACAGCTGCATTTGTCGCGGCACGTGCGGGCGCAATGGCGTTGCAAACGGATCACAAATTGCTTGGTGTAGTTGAGAATATGGCTTGGTTTGAATCTAAGGTGACAGGTGAGCGTGAATTCGTCTTCGGTCAAGGTGGCGGTACACGACTTGCTGAGGAATTGCGCACAGAGTTGCTTGGCCAAATTCCATTGGGCCAACCTGATTGGAACGATGATGACTTCGCACCGTCTGTCTATGCGGATGATCATCCGATTGGGGAAATTTATACAGGTATTGCGAAGAATATCGTGGAAAAAACAACAAAAAAATGA
- the gerD gene encoding spore germination lipoprotein GerD: protein MKKRCFHLLLLTVLLTGCGMQQSGPTYDEIKKMTTDALQTEDGKKAIKQMLTDPEFKELLILEQPEVKKSIEDTLLSEQGKAFWKKTFEDPKFTESIAKSMKTEQQEVMKELMKDAEFQKELEAFFSQPDMQKKMETVMQSANMKKSLEKVVEETIASPLLQTKWQELILKAGEDKKEVSGGSGGGGSDSEKKGDKSGGKEDGSGK from the coding sequence ATGAAAAAAAGGTGTTTTCATTTATTGTTATTAACCGTCCTTTTGACCGGGTGTGGGATGCAGCAATCCGGGCCGACATATGATGAAATCAAAAAAATGACGACGGATGCGCTACAGACCGAAGATGGAAAAAAAGCGATCAAGCAAATGCTCACTGATCCAGAATTCAAGGAATTACTCATCCTTGAGCAGCCAGAAGTGAAGAAATCGATTGAAGACACATTGCTGTCTGAGCAAGGCAAAGCATTCTGGAAAAAAACGTTTGAAGATCCAAAGTTCACGGAGAGCATCGCAAAAAGTATGAAGACTGAGCAACAAGAAGTTATGAAGGAACTCATGAAGGACGCCGAATTCCAAAAAGAACTCGAAGCTTTTTTCAGTCAGCCTGATATGCAAAAAAAGATGGAAACGGTGATGCAATCGGCGAATATGAAGAAGAGTTTAGAAAAGGTTGTTGAGGAAACCATTGCGAGCCCATTACTGCAAACGAAGTGGCAAGAACTCATTTTGAAGGCGGGCGAAGATAAAAAAGAAGTGAGCGGTGGTAGTGGTGGTGGCGGTAGTGACAGCGAAAAAAAGGGTGATAAATCTGGAGGCAAAGAAGATGGGAGCGGCAAATAG
- a CDS encoding KinB-signaling pathway activation protein, with protein MTIRNWVKFFFNALVIGGFVTAVVGLIVRWEFFSQYLSSGEIGQFIGALLWMIFLGFTMSVVAQMGFFAYLTVHQFGVNLFKTLTLWNWVQLLIIAVVLFDLIFFRFRLTSDDTGRTLLYLVLLGTLVGVSAVTAYFKAQWTKKHTLISALFFMIVITTLEWLPALMVRSGNIDSWVTILLFPLLAVNAYQLLALPKYNRQSDEDKKRLDERRKNRKNTAKASAKK; from the coding sequence GTGACGATACGAAATTGGGTAAAATTCTTTTTTAATGCATTGGTAATTGGAGGATTTGTAACAGCGGTTGTTGGGCTAATTGTCCGCTGGGAATTCTTTTCACAATATTTATCGAGCGGTGAAATTGGGCAATTTATAGGCGCGCTTCTATGGATGATTTTCCTTGGATTTACGATGAGTGTTGTTGCGCAAATGGGCTTTTTCGCTTATTTAACCGTCCATCAATTCGGCGTGAACTTGTTTAAGACGCTAACATTGTGGAACTGGGTTCAACTGCTTATCATTGCAGTTGTGTTATTCGATCTTATTTTCTTTAGATTCCGTTTGACGTCAGATGATACAGGTCGTACGTTGTTGTATCTTGTTTTACTTGGAACATTGGTCGGCGTTTCAGCCGTCACTGCTTATTTTAAAGCACAATGGACGAAGAAGCATACACTGATTTCGGCGCTATTTTTCATGATTGTTATTACAACACTTGAATGGTTACCTGCTTTGATGGTGCGTTCGGGGAATATCGATTCATGGGTAACGATTTTATTGTTCCCACTTTTAGCGGTAAATGCTTACCAACTTTTAGCACTTCCGAAGTATAACAGGCAGTCCGATGAGGATAAAAAGCGATTGGATGAACGCAGAAAAAATCGTAAAAACACAGCAAAAGCGTCTGCTAAAAAATAA
- a CDS encoding EAL domain-containing protein — translation MSNDRKMVRELIRHEHNKNSRKLLEDIADALDRSAIVAITDRAGRIIYVNDLFVQISQYSSEELIGTTHKIINSNYHPGHFFKDMWITISSGNIWRGDIRNRAKDGSYYWVDTTIVPFFNDEGKPYQYISIRYDITSRKESERLTHNLIHYDQLTNVPNRTSFRRILREEVGIAEKQETKLAFVYLNIDRFRYVNDSYGHEAGDYVLLEIAKRLKKMLEKEHFVGRLSGDEFAVLLKDIRDAEHAERIIHEVQQCLEEPIEILGQVHTPSVSFGIALFPEHAVNPSELVMKAEQALSSAKEHGGSGYAIYRRGTASKTLERILLENELRKSVLLGHFSLDYQPKVRLATGELTGVEALVRWNHPELGRISPIKFIPMAEETRLILPLGEWVLREACRQAKEWQDRGYQKFRTAINMSAVQLEEPTILATIQETLDETGVAAELLEIELTESAFADKDEIRETVQKIREMGITVSIDDFGTGYSTFSYIKELPADILKIDMSFVRDMHENVDSRAIVKAIVTLADTVGLNVIAEGVEYEEQVDILLQMGCREGQGYHYSKPTTPQDCERFMRK, via the coding sequence ATGTCTAATGATAGGAAAATGGTACGAGAATTAATACGCCATGAGCATAATAAGAATTCGCGAAAATTACTTGAGGATATTGCAGATGCACTCGATCGGTCGGCTATTGTGGCGATTACAGATCGAGCTGGAAGAATCATTTACGTCAATGATCTATTTGTTCAAATATCACAGTATAGCAGTGAAGAGCTAATTGGTACGACCCATAAAATCATCAATTCGAATTATCATCCAGGGCATTTCTTTAAGGACATGTGGATCACCATAAGTTCCGGGAATATTTGGAGGGGGGATATCCGCAATCGGGCGAAGGATGGTTCTTATTATTGGGTAGACACAACGATTGTTCCGTTTTTTAATGATGAGGGGAAGCCTTATCAATATATTTCGATTCGATATGATATTACGTCACGGAAAGAATCCGAGCGGCTGACACATAACCTCATCCATTATGACCAATTGACGAATGTGCCCAATCGAACTTCTTTTCGAAGAATATTGCGTGAAGAAGTAGGGATAGCCGAAAAACAGGAGACTAAACTTGCTTTTGTTTATTTGAACATTGATCGCTTTCGATATGTGAATGATTCCTATGGTCATGAGGCTGGGGATTATGTGCTGTTGGAGATTGCGAAGCGTCTTAAGAAGATGCTAGAAAAGGAGCATTTTGTCGGTCGGCTTTCGGGAGATGAGTTTGCGGTACTGCTGAAGGATATCCGTGATGCGGAGCATGCGGAGCGGATTATTCATGAAGTTCAGCAATGCCTTGAGGAACCGATTGAAATACTTGGGCAGGTGCATACCCCGTCAGTCAGCTTTGGTATTGCTCTTTTTCCAGAGCATGCGGTCAATCCATCAGAGCTCGTTATGAAGGCGGAACAAGCGCTTTCTAGTGCAAAAGAGCATGGAGGGAGTGGCTATGCAATCTATCGGCGTGGCACGGCATCGAAAACGTTGGAGCGAATTTTGCTAGAGAATGAGTTACGGAAAAGTGTGTTACTCGGTCATTTTAGCCTTGATTATCAGCCGAAGGTGAGATTGGCAACAGGTGAACTGACTGGCGTTGAGGCGCTTGTTAGATGGAACCATCCAGAGTTAGGGAGAATTTCGCCGATTAAATTTATTCCGATGGCGGAAGAAACAAGGCTGATTTTACCTTTGGGGGAATGGGTGTTGCGCGAGGCTTGTAGGCAGGCAAAAGAATGGCAAGACCGTGGCTATCAAAAGTTTCGGACAGCTATTAATATGTCTGCAGTTCAGTTGGAAGAGCCAACGATTCTAGCAACGATTCAAGAGACTTTAGATGAAACGGGCGTAGCAGCAGAATTACTCGAAATTGAATTGACTGAAAGCGCATTTGCGGATAAAGATGAGATACGTGAAACGGTTCAGAAAATCCGGGAGATGGGCATTACTGTGTCCATTGATGATTTTGGAACGGGTTATAGTACGTTTAGTTATATAAAGGAATTGCCTGCTGATATTTTGAAAATTGATATGTCTTTTGTGCGGGATATGCATGAAAATGTCGACAGCCGTGCGATTGTGAAAGCGATTGTGACGTTGGCGGATACGGTTGGCTTAAACGTCATTGCGGAAGGCGTCGAGTATGAAGAGCAAGTTGACATTTTGTTGCAGATGGGTTGCCGAGAGGGGCAAGGCTATCACTATAGCAAACCTACTACACCACAAGACTGTGAGCGTTTTATGAGAAAATAA
- the rocF gene encoding arginase: MGDLNIAVIGVPLDFGQSRRGVDMGPSAIRYAGAIGRIEAIGHQVTDEGNIHVSAVEHKNHKDAKLKNLEEVVQATEMLARKVSEVVKAGRFPLVFGGDHSISIGTLAGLSDGYRNLGVIWYDAHADLNTADTSPSGNIHGMPLAASLGFGHERLVNVHRVGRKVKPENVVIIGARSVDAGERELIKQQGIKVYTMHEIDRDGMTAVMESAIAYLQAREVDGVHLSVDLDGLDPLYTPGVGTPVPGGISYRESHLAMEMLEDAGLITSAEFVEVNPILDEKNKTADVAVGLMGSLFGEKLL, from the coding sequence ATGGGAGATTTGAATATAGCGGTGATTGGTGTGCCGCTTGATTTTGGGCAAAGCCGCCGAGGGGTGGATATGGGGCCGAGTGCGATTCGTTATGCGGGCGCTATTGGAAGAATTGAAGCTATTGGGCATCAGGTGACAGATGAAGGAAATATTCATGTAAGTGCTGTGGAGCATAAAAATCATAAGGATGCTAAGCTGAAAAACCTAGAGGAAGTTGTTCAAGCAACAGAAATGCTTGCGCGGAAAGTTTCGGAGGTTGTGAAAGCAGGGAGGTTTCCACTGGTTTTTGGGGGAGATCATAGCATTTCCATCGGAACACTTGCAGGGCTTAGCGACGGCTATCGAAATCTAGGCGTGATTTGGTATGATGCACATGCGGATTTGAATACAGCGGATACGTCGCCATCAGGGAATATTCACGGTATGCCGCTTGCTGCGAGTCTTGGTTTTGGGCATGAACGTTTGGTTAATGTGCATCGTGTGGGCCGGAAAGTGAAGCCTGAGAATGTTGTGATTATTGGCGCGCGTTCTGTCGATGCTGGCGAGCGGGAATTGATTAAACAGCAAGGGATTAAGGTGTATACGATGCATGAGATCGACCGGGATGGCATGACGGCTGTGATGGAGAGTGCGATTGCGTATTTACAGGCGCGTGAAGTGGATGGCGTTCATCTATCCGTTGATTTGGATGGGCTTGATCCGTTGTATACGCCGGGTGTAGGAACGCCGGTACCGGGTGGGATCAGTTATCGAGAAAGTCATCTTGCTATGGAGATGCTGGAAGATGCCGGGCTGATTACGTCCGCTGAGTTTGTGGAAGTGAACCCGATTCTTGATGAGAAAAACAAAACTGCGGATGTTGCGGTTGGACTGATGGGCTCATTGTTTGGGGAGAAATTACTGTAG
- the sigW gene encoding RNA polymerase sigma factor SigW: protein MDDLVNKRINDVLKGNQDAFEEIVTLFQHRLYQVCYRMLHNAQEAEDIAQEAFVRAYINIHTFDQKRKFSTWLFRIATNLCIDRIRKKKPDYYLDAEVPGTEGLNMYSQVAATGKLPEEEVEKMEMQERIQYEIGRLPEKYRSAIILRYIEELPLQEISDILDLPLGTVKTRVHRGREALRKQMGNM from the coding sequence TTGGATGATTTGGTGAATAAACGAATAAATGACGTGTTGAAAGGCAATCAGGATGCGTTTGAAGAAATCGTAACCTTGTTTCAACATCGACTGTATCAGGTATGCTATAGGATGCTTCATAATGCCCAGGAGGCAGAAGATATCGCCCAGGAAGCCTTTGTCCGAGCATATATTAATATTCATACGTTTGATCAGAAGCGAAAATTTTCAACGTGGTTATTCAGAATTGCGACGAATTTATGCATTGATCGAATCCGAAAAAAGAAACCGGATTATTATCTTGATGCGGAAGTACCGGGGACGGAAGGTTTGAATATGTATTCGCAAGTGGCAGCAACGGGTAAGTTGCCGGAAGAAGAAGTGGAAAAGATGGAAATGCAAGAGAGAATACAATACGAAATCGGTAGACTGCCGGAGAAGTATCGTTCCGCTATTATTTTGCGCTATATAGAGGAGTTGCCGTTGCAGGAAATTAGCGACATTTTGGATTTGCCATTGGGAACAGTGAAAACCCGTGTTCACCGCGGGCGAGAAGCTCTTCGGAAACAGATGGGTAATATGTAG
- a CDS encoding zf-HC2 domain-containing protein, translated as MKSCPEHVVHYMHAYLDGDIELEEERELKEHLANCAECREIMNGLSEAITFIGSATAVEAPNHFVEGVMARLPKEKSQVGIQRWLRGHPFLAAAAMFFILMSASLFSGYSNDQQFSVTKQPNLVIEGETVLVPEGEKVEGDIVVKNGTLRIEGEVDGDVTVIHGSKYMASTAIVTGTSEEIDEVFDWLWYKIKKTAKDIFSSSDKGEE; from the coding sequence ATGAAATCATGTCCAGAACATGTTGTCCATTACATGCACGCGTATTTAGACGGTGATATAGAACTTGAAGAAGAACGAGAATTGAAAGAGCACTTAGCGAACTGCGCAGAGTGCCGAGAAATCATGAATGGGCTGAGTGAGGCCATTACATTTATCGGTAGTGCTACTGCGGTGGAGGCGCCCAATCATTTTGTAGAAGGTGTGATGGCACGCCTTCCGAAAGAGAAATCACAGGTGGGCATTCAGCGTTGGTTACGCGGTCATCCGTTTCTTGCCGCCGCTGCGATGTTTTTCATACTAATGAGTGCGTCGCTATTTTCGGGTTATAGCAATGATCAGCAATTTTCAGTGACGAAGCAACCGAATCTTGTCATTGAGGGAGAAACTGTGCTTGTTCCAGAAGGTGAAAAGGTAGAAGGAGACATCGTTGTGAAAAATGGTACGCTTCGAATCGAAGGGGAAGTAGATGGCGATGTGACAGTCATCCATGGTTCAAAATATATGGCTTCTACGGCGATTGTAACAGGTACAAGCGAGGAAATTGATGAAGTGTTCGATTGGTTATGGTATAAAATAAAGAAAACGGCGAAAGACATCTTTTCTTCTTCAGATAAGGGCGAGGAGTAA
- the cdaA gene encoding diadenylate cyclase CdaA has protein sequence MPKWEGLIDLSPVMALVNIVDVLLVWFVFYKLITIIKGTKAVQLLKGIFVLLIARTLTEFFGFNTLLWMMDQVLTYGFLAIIIIFQPELRRALEQLGRGRLFARTKMQEEEERDRLIEAFTKSVSYMAKRRIGALISIEKETGLSEYIETGTRMDSTISSELLINVFIPNTPLHDGAVIVQRNRIAAAACYLPLSESPFISKELGTRHRAALGISEVTDAITIIVSEETGAVSITTDGDINRNLGMEEFEMRLRKSWFGLESEQPETTSLWKWRRKNG, from the coding sequence ATGCCAAAATGGGAAGGTTTAATTGATTTGAGTCCAGTCATGGCACTTGTTAATATCGTGGATGTGCTTCTTGTCTGGTTTGTTTTTTATAAATTGATTACAATTATTAAAGGAACGAAAGCGGTTCAGTTGTTAAAAGGGATTTTCGTACTGCTTATTGCGCGTACGTTGACGGAATTCTTCGGCTTTAATACTCTTTTATGGATGATGGACCAAGTTTTGACATACGGATTCCTTGCCATTATCATTATCTTTCAACCGGAACTTCGTCGTGCTCTTGAACAGTTAGGGAGAGGACGCCTATTTGCACGAACGAAGATGCAGGAGGAAGAAGAACGTGATCGACTGATAGAGGCTTTTACAAAATCCGTTAGTTATATGGCAAAACGTCGAATAGGGGCCCTTATTTCCATTGAAAAAGAAACGGGACTGAGCGAATATATTGAAACCGGTACACGAATGGATTCAACAATCTCCTCGGAGCTGTTAATTAATGTATTTATTCCCAATACACCGCTTCATGATGGTGCAGTCATTGTTCAAAGAAATAGGATAGCGGCTGCAGCGTGTTATTTGCCGCTATCCGAAAGTCCATTCATCTCCAAAGAGCTAGGGACGCGGCATAGGGCGGCACTTGGCATCAGTGAGGTGACGGATGCGATTACGATTATTGTGTCGGAAGAAACAGGGGCGGTAAGCATTACGACGGATGGCGATATTAATCGTAATCTAGGTATGGAAGAATTTGAAATGCGGTTACGAAAATCTTGGTTCGGTTTAGAAAGTGAGCAACCGGAGACGACCTCTCTATGGAAGTGGAGGAGAAAAAATGGATAA
- a CDS encoding CdaR family protein, producing the protein MDKFMDSPWFLRLTALALAILLFFSVQADDEKIAGKNAGDTEATIEGVPVEVYYDEENLVVTGVPETVDVTIDGPANIVQSTKLRKDFTLRVDLRDLLIGEHTVRIEPENLSDKLQVQLDPAVIDVVIEEKITQTFKVEPELNQRLLAEDYSVVKMEVEPKTIEVTGPKSVIDSISFVKASVVGEPGIMKSFEQQADVRVLDRDLNKLNVTIVPEKVTVKVEVEEYHKELPIVLTSRGAAGDGVTIDSITTDEKTIVLYGSRKVLDQMKEFSVDVDITEVKENGTKEIDLKKPKGISRMSLDKLKVKLGVAVSNGDVDVEAEDPEVPEEPVAKVVTIEFNNIPITVKGLSSEYKSSFQKPASGLVALSVTADQAVIDALKISDFAVYIDASGTVAEGEETFAVSVEGPTNVQWKLSDEKVTMMIELA; encoded by the coding sequence ATGGATAAATTTATGGATAGCCCATGGTTTCTCCGTTTAACGGCATTGGCCCTTGCCATTTTGCTCTTTTTCTCTGTGCAGGCGGATGATGAAAAAATAGCCGGTAAAAATGCTGGAGATACGGAAGCTACAATCGAAGGTGTTCCAGTGGAAGTCTATTATGACGAAGAAAATCTTGTGGTGACGGGAGTTCCTGAAACTGTGGATGTGACGATTGATGGACCGGCGAACATCGTTCAGTCTACAAAATTGCGAAAAGATTTCACGTTGCGTGTGGATTTACGGGACTTACTCATCGGAGAGCATACCGTGCGTATTGAACCTGAGAATTTATCGGATAAATTACAAGTGCAGTTAGATCCAGCAGTGATTGATGTAGTTATTGAGGAGAAAATCACACAAACATTCAAGGTTGAACCGGAGCTCAATCAGCGCTTGCTTGCTGAAGATTATAGCGTTGTAAAAATGGAAGTTGAACCGAAGACCATTGAGGTAACGGGACCTAAAAGTGTGATTGACTCGATTAGTTTTGTGAAGGCGTCAGTGGTTGGTGAGCCGGGCATTATGAAGTCATTTGAGCAACAAGCGGATGTCCGCGTCCTGGATCGGGATTTGAACAAGTTGAATGTGACGATTGTGCCTGAAAAAGTGACCGTCAAAGTTGAAGTTGAGGAATATCATAAAGAACTACCGATTGTACTAACTTCGCGTGGAGCAGCTGGAGACGGTGTAACCATCGATTCAATCACAACGGATGAGAAGACGATTGTGCTATATGGCTCGAGGAAAGTGTTAGATCAGATGAAAGAATTTAGCGTAGACGTAGATATTACTGAAGTAAAAGAGAACGGAACGAAAGAGATTGACTTGAAAAAACCAAAAGGGATTTCAAGGATGTCCTTGGATAAGCTCAAGGTGAAATTGGGTGTGGCGGTATCAAATGGCGATGTGGATGTGGAGGCTGAGGATCCAGAAGTTCCAGAAGAGCCGGTAGCCAAGGTCGTTACGATAGAATTTAATAATATTCCAATTACAGTAAAAGGTCTAAGTAGTGAATATAAAAGCTCCTTCCAAAAACCAGCAAGTGGCTTAGTAGCATTGTCAGTGACAGCGGATCAAGCTGTCATTGATGCGCTAAAAATATCCGATTTCGCAGTGTATATTGATGCGTCTGGGACGGTAGCTGAAGGAGAAGAAACGTTTGCGGTTTCAGTGGAAGGACCTACAAATGTCCAATGGAAACTGTCAGATGAAAAAGTAACGATGATGATTGAACTTGCTTAG
- the glmM gene encoding phosphoglucosamine mutase — MTKYFGTDGVRGVANEELTPELAFKLGRIGGHVLTKDSDGKSQVLVGRDTRISGHMLESALIAGLLSTGVEVMTLGVISTPGVAYLTRVMNGQAGVMISASHNPVADNGIKFFGADGYKLTDAQEEEIERLLNEEQDTIPRPIGAGVGAITEYFEGGHKYIQYLKQTVDEEFTGLHVALDCAHGATSSLATHVFADLDADLSTMGASPNGLNINEGVGSTHPEELAKLVVEKGAHIGLAFDGDGDRLIAVDEQGNIVDGDQIMYIIGRHLQSEGRLQSGTIVSTIMSNLGFHKAVEEQGMKSIQTAVGDRYVVEEMRKNGYNFGGEQSGHIVFLDYNTTGDGLLTGLQLVNIMKRTGRKLSELASEMTIYPQQLVNVRVTDKNAVTDNAHVAEVIAAVEQGMAGNGRVLVRPSGTEPLVRVMVEAPNEEDCTRYVEQIADVVRKEMGLE; from the coding sequence ATGACAAAGTATTTCGGAACAGATGGCGTCCGCGGCGTGGCAAATGAAGAATTGACACCGGAGCTCGCTTTTAAACTCGGTAGAATCGGTGGCCATGTATTGACAAAAGACTCAGATGGCAAATCACAAGTACTTGTCGGACGTGATACCCGGATTTCAGGTCATATGCTTGAAAGTGCGCTCATCGCGGGTCTATTATCTACAGGGGTTGAAGTGATGACCTTAGGTGTGATTAGTACGCCAGGAGTTGCCTACTTAACCCGCGTGATGAATGGGCAGGCGGGTGTGATGATTTCTGCTTCACATAACCCTGTTGCAGATAATGGTATTAAGTTTTTTGGTGCAGATGGCTATAAGTTAACGGATGCACAAGAGGAAGAAATTGAGCGATTGTTAAATGAAGAGCAGGATACAATTCCTCGCCCGATTGGAGCAGGTGTTGGTGCAATTACGGAATACTTCGAGGGCGGTCACAAATATATTCAGTATTTAAAACAAACAGTGGACGAGGAATTTACGGGATTACATGTAGCACTGGACTGTGCACATGGCGCAACATCGTCGTTGGCGACGCATGTATTTGCGGATCTTGATGCTGATTTGTCGACAATGGGTGCTTCACCAAACGGATTGAATATCAATGAAGGCGTTGGCTCCACGCACCCTGAAGAATTAGCGAAGCTAGTCGTCGAAAAAGGAGCTCATATCGGCTTAGCGTTCGATGGTGACGGGGATCGTCTGATTGCTGTCGATGAGCAAGGGAACATTGTTGACGGCGATCAAATTATGTATATTATTGGTCGTCATCTACAGTCAGAAGGACGCCTACAGTCAGGGACAATTGTGTCCACGATTATGAGTAATCTAGGCTTTCATAAAGCAGTTGAAGAACAAGGGATGAAAAGCATACAAACCGCTGTCGGTGACCGATATGTGGTAGAAGAGATGCGCAAAAACGGTTATAATTTCGGTGGAGAGCAATCAGGTCATATTGTCTTCCTAGATTATAATACGACGGGTGATGGGCTTCTGACAGGTCTTCAACTTGTGAATATTATGAAGCGTACGGGGCGGAAGTTGTCTGAACTTGCGAGTGAGATGACGATTTATCCGCAGCAGCTTGTCAACGTGCGTGTGACGGATAAGAATGCTGTAACAGACAATGCGCATGTGGCGGAAGTGATTGCAGCGGTTGAGCAGGGAATGGCTGGCAATGGTCGTGTTCTCGTTCGCCCTTCGGGTACAGAGCCACTCGTTCGTGTCATGGTAGAAGCGCCGAATGAAGAGGATTGCACGCGTTATGTTGAGCAGATTGCGGATGTTGTACGGAAAGAGATGGGACTTGAATAA